In Ammospiza nelsoni isolate bAmmNel1 chromosome 20, bAmmNel1.pri, whole genome shotgun sequence, one DNA window encodes the following:
- the AMBP gene encoding protein AMBP, translating to MIIWGLLSLLLLTVARGTPIGDQDEDIQVQENFEAERMYGKWFDIAIGTTCKWMKNYKEKFSMGTLVLGPGPSTDQISTTSTRLRQGDCTLVSGEYQKTSTPGKYTYYNPRWDVSIQSYVLRTNYDEYAVILMKKKSSFGPSTTLKLYGRSPELREDLMESFHQLALEMGIPEDSIFILANRGECVPQDTENAPQRARRAVLPLEEGSAAGPLPTYIGNKEDSCRLSRDPGPCSGMLSRFFYNSSSMACETFHYGGCLGNGNNFYSEKECLQACRTEAACRLPIVPGPCKALLTRWAFDAAQGKCVTFIYGGCKGNGNQFYSEKECKEYCGAPQLAEDEEFLQLSN from the exons ATGATTATTTGGggtctcctttccctcctcctcctcactgtgGCTCGTGGAACCCCCATCGGAGACCAGGATGAAGATATCCAAGTGCAGGAGAATTTTGAGGCTGAGCGG ATGTACGGCAAGTGGTTCGACATCGCCATCGGCACGACCTGCAAATGGATGAAGAACTACAAGGAGAAGTTCAGCATGGGCACACTTGTGCTGGGTCCTGGCCCCAGCACGGACCAGATCAGCACTACCAGCACCAGGCTGAG GCAAGGTGACTGCACACTAGTCTCAGGGGAGTACCAGAAAACCAGCACCCCTGGAAAATACACCTACTACAACCCCA GATGGGATGTGTCTATCCAGTCCTATGTGCTCCGTACCAACTATGATGAATATGCTGTCATtctgatgaagaaaaaaagcagttttggtCCAAGCACCACCCTGAAGCTGTATG GGAGGAGTCCGGAGCTACGGGAGGACCTCATGGAGTCTTTCCATCAGCTGGCTCTGGAGATGGGCATCCCCGAAGACTCCATCTTCATCCTGGCCAACAGAG GTGAATGTGTTCCTCAAGACACTGAGAATGCTCCCCAG AGAGCACGGAGAGCAGTCCTACCCCTGGAGGAGGGCTCAGCTGCAGGACCCCTGCCCACATACATTGGCAATAAGGAAG ACTCGTGCCGGCTGAGCCGGGACCCCGGGCCCTGCAGCGGGATGCTCTCCCGCTTCTTCTACAACTCCTCCTCCATGGCCTGTGAAACTTTCCACTACGGAGGCTGCCTGGGCAACGGCAACAACTTCTACTCAGAAAAGGAGTGCCTGCAGGCGTGCCGCACCGAGG ctgcctgcaggctgcCCATTGTCCCAGGTCCCTGCAAGGCACTGTTGACACGCTGGGCCTTCGATGCAGCCCAGGGCAAGTGCGTCACCTTCATCTATGGGGGCTGCAAGGGCAACGGGAACCAGTTCTACTCAGAGAAGGAGTGCAAGGAGTACTGCGGGGCTCCTCAGCTGGCAG AGGACGAGGagttcctgcagctctccaaCTGA